Proteins encoded together in one Thalassotalea crassostreae window:
- a CDS encoding DUF4266 domain-containing protein — MIIKRPNCKVLTIILMVMCSSACTTVQPWERGNLAKNEMALDSDPMQSSFANHVYNSKESSSGSSKGAGGGCGCN, encoded by the coding sequence ATGATAATAAAAAGACCAAATTGTAAAGTATTAACCATCATCTTAATGGTAATGTGCAGCAGTGCTTGTACTACGGTGCAACCGTGGGAAAGAGGTAATTTAGCCAAAAATGAAATGGCTTTAGACAGTGACCCTATGCAGTCGTCATTTGCCAATCACGTTTATAACTCGAAAGAATCTAGTTCAGGTTCAAGTAAAGGTGCCGGCGGCGGCTGTGGGTGCAATTAA